GACCTTGCCGATCCAACGGCCGGGGAAGCGCTCCTCGATGGCCTTCGCGTAGTGCCCGTAGAAGTCGGCCTCGTCCCGCCCTGCGACGGTCTTGGTGATGGCGCCGCCGGTGAGGGTGTAGGCGGTGGACGTCTTCTGGGTGTCGTACCGGTCGATGATCTCCAGGGCTTCGAGGACCTCCTCGACGTCCTTCACGCCCGTGTACGGCCGGCCGGCCGCCTTGTGCTGGCGCCAGTTGTGGTTGATGTCGCAGTACTGGCACTCCTCCTTGGCGCCGAAGTACTGGCACACCCGGAAGACGGTCAGGTAGATCAGGTAGCCCCACTGGATGGTCGGGGCCACCTCCATGACCGACTTCCCGTTGGAGAGCTTGTGCCGGTAGTACTCCGGCATCGGCGGCACGCCGACGTCCGCGATGCGCGTGCCGTCGAGATAGAGCCCGAGCAGACCCTCGCCGTCCGCCGCGACGCGGTAGGGGGAGGACGGGTTCACACGGACCGAGACGACGGTGCGCCGCAGGTCGTACGGGCCTCCCGTGAGGATGATCTCCTCCGGCGGGCGGCGCAGCGCGGCCTCACCCAGCTCGGGCAGGGTCCCGTGGTCGAAGGAGAAGATGAAGTAGGACTTCGGTTTGACCTCGCCCGACTCGTTGTCGCTGAGGGCGGAGGGATCGAAGGCCACACCTCCGCGCAGCAGGTCCTCCTTGAAGACGGCCTCCCGCGGAACGTGCGGAAACCGCTCCATCAGATCCTCGACCAGCGCGGTACGGCTGCCCATCCCTCTCTCCTCCCGGTTCACGCGTACGACTTCCTCACGGTATGCCCCCGGCGGCGCGGGGGTGGGGGCGGGGGCCCCGTGTCGGGGGCAGGGTAGGTTCCACCTGGGAACTCCGGGTTCTCGATCACCTCGGGAGGGGCGAACAGCCGCATGACCGAAACCGTGACCAACTGGGCCGGCAACATCACCTTCGCCGCCGGGGAACTGCACCGTCCGCGCTCCCTCGACGCGCTCCGCTCCCTCGTGGCCGGAAGCGGGCGGGTGCGGGTGCTGGGCAGCGGCCACTCGTTCAACGAGATCGCCGAACCCGGCGCCGGCGGGGTACTGCTGTCCCTGGAGGCGCTGGACGGCGAGATCGACGTCGACACGGCGGCCCGGACCGTGC
This Streptomyces sp. NBC_00377 DNA region includes the following protein-coding sequences:
- a CDS encoding radical SAM protein, encoding MGSRTALVEDLMERFPHVPREAVFKEDLLRGGVAFDPSALSDNESGEVKPKSYFIFSFDHGTLPELGEAALRRPPEEIILTGGPYDLRRTVVSVRVNPSSPYRVAADGEGLLGLYLDGTRIADVGVPPMPEYYRHKLSNGKSVMEVAPTIQWGYLIYLTVFRVCQYFGAKEECQYCDINHNWRQHKAAGRPYTGVKDVEEVLEALEIIDRYDTQKTSTAYTLTGGAITKTVAGRDEADFYGHYAKAIEERFPGRWIGKVVAQALPRDDVQRFKDYGVQIYHPNYEVWDRRLFELYCPGKERYVGRDEWHKRILDSAEIFGARNVIPNFVAGVEMAEPFGFTTVDEAIASTTEGLRFFMSQGITPRFTTWCPEPTTPLGKANPQGAPLEYHIRLLEAYRATMDEFGLSSPPGYGPPGPGRAVFSVSSFMDSLPAPDSATV